The genome window ACCGCTTTCCACCCGGAGCTGGTCAGCGGGGACGAACGCGTGCACCGCTATTTCGTGCAGACCGTCCGCGCGTCCTGATCGGGACCGCCGAGCGGAGGTCGTGCGGTCGTAGACAGACGGAGGAGAGATGAGCGGCCACTCGAAGTGGGCCACCACAAAGCACAAGAAGGCCGCCCTCGACGCCAAGCGCGGCAAGCTTTTCGCGAAGCTGATCAAGAACGTCGAGGTTGCCGCGCGGACCGGCGGGGGCGACCCGGATGGCAATCCGACCTTGTACGACGCCATCCAGAAGGCGCGCAAGAACTCGGTGCCGCAGGACAACATTGAGCGCGCCCGCAAGCGCGGCGGCGGTGAGGAAGCCGGTGGCGCCGACTGGCAGACGATCATGTACGAGGGCTACGGCCCGAACGGCGTCGCGGTGCTCGTCGAGTGCCTGACCGACAACCGCAACCGCGCCGCGGGCGAGGTGCGCACCGCGATGACCCGCAACGGCGGCTCGATGGCCGACGCGGGCTCGGTCGCGTACCTGTTCAACCGCAGGGGCGTGGTGCTGCTGCCGAAGAACGGCCTCAGCGAGGACGACGTGCTCTCGGCGGTGCTCGAGGCGGGCGCGGAGGAGATCAACGACCTCGGCGAGAGCTACGAGATCCTCACCGAGCCGTCCGACCTGGTCGACGTGCGCAAGGCGCTGCAGGCCGAGGGCATCGAGTACGACTCGGCCGAGACCAACTTCCTGGCCTCGGTCAACGTCCCCCTCGACGCCGACGGCGCGCGCAAGCTGTTCAAGCTGATCGACGTGCTCGAGGACTGCGACGACGTGCAGAACGTCTACGCCAACTTCGACGTCAGCGACGAGGTCCTGGAAGAGGTCAACGCATAGTTTCCGCGGTCGGCGCAGGCCGACCGCGGCCGAGACGCGGCGGTGCCGGTGTTGCTCCGGCCCCGCCGCGTCGGCGTGTCGGGCCCTTGTGGACTCAGAGGCGGCGCGCCCGCGCGAGCCAGGCGGCGACGTCGGTCGTGCTGCCGTCGGGCAGGCCGAGCCCGTCGGCGTCGTCGCCCCGTGCGATGCCCCGGTAGCGCGACGGGCGCAGGTCCTCCAGCTCCCAGCCGTCGGTGAAGGCGTCGCGGATCACCTGGTCGCTGATGCGCGGGCCGAAGCCCGGTTCGGCGTCGGACAGCGCGAGCACGTGGACCACCGCGCCCGGCCGGCACACCGCGTGCAGGCTGCGGGTGTAGCGCTGCCGCTCCTCGGTGCCGAAGACGTGGAACAGGGCGCTGTCGAGGACGGTGTCGAAGCGCTGCCGCGTCCCGAGGTCGAGCGCGTCGGCCACCTCGAACCGCGCCTCGACGCCCTTGGCGCGGGCGTTGGCCCGGGCCTGCTCCACCGCGGACGGCGAGAAGTCGATGCCGAGCACGTCGTAGCCCAGCCCGGCCAGGTGGATGGTGTGCTCGCCTGCGCCCGTGCCGGCGTCCAGCACGGCGCCGCGGATGGCGCCGGTCCGTTCCAGCTCGAGTACGGCGGGCTGGGGTTCACCGATCACCCACGGTGCGGTGCCGTTCTCGTAGGCGGTGTCGAAGATCTCCCGGGGCACGGTCGTGTCCATGCGCGACTCCTGTCCGCTGCGGGCGGGCCCGTCGTGGGCCCGCGGTCGCCGCCAGCTTCGGACCTCTACAGCGCTCGAAGTCAAGGGCGCGCGGCACGCCCTTTCCCTCGCGTCGCGCACCGCCCGTAGGCAGGACGTTCCGGGCGGTGGCGGGTGTGGGCGAACCCACCGCCGGGACCGCCGCCGCACGCGTGGCGGCGGTTTGACCACGGCGCGCCGATCGGCAGAATGACCGCCGTGGTCGACACGGATGAACGTCTGCGCAGCTGGTTGGTCAACACCGCGGAACGCGACGGCGCCGCGGTGATGCACGTGGCGGAGGATGAGCACGGCGCGGCGTACGCGTTCTCCGTCGGTGCGTGGCGCCGGTTCGGCAAGCCGGAGGCGGTCACCATCGGGCTGCCCAAGGACGTGGCGCACTCGGTGATCAACACCTACGTGCGGCGGGCTGCGGCTGGTGAGCGGTTCAAGCCGGGGCAGCTCTACGACGGCTTCCTGGACGGCTGCTGGATGACCGTGGAGAAGGTCGCCAAGCAGCACTACCCGGAGTTCCTCGGCAGCGCCTTCCTCGTCTACGGCGACGGCGACTTCCCGGCCGTGCAGCTCATCGCGGCGACTCCGGACGGCAGGTTCCCCTGGCACGACGACGCCCCGGGCGGCTTCGCCGAGTACCAGCCGGTGCTGACCGCCAGCGGCGCCCCCGAGAACTGGACGCCGGGATCCGACGGCCCCTGAGCCGGCGACGGCGCAGGGACGTCAACGGCCCAGCGCGGTCGACGGCCGAGACGCCCCAGGATCGTCGGCGGCCGTTCCGTCCCGGGCCGATCCGCGGCGGGGATCGTCACCGGCCGGAACCGCCGGGACGACCGGCCTGTCCGGAGTCGCACGGTCGGCGCCCGACGGCACGCCGCTGACACCTCAGGGCGTGCTGGGGTGGATCATGGCCAGTACCACACCGCCGGGTGAGGCGTGCGCGTGTCGTTGCGAGTGGCCCGCCTCGCCGGTCCGGTAGGGTTCGAACGCGTGTTCAGGCTGGTGCGAGGAGTGGTGACGTGCGGGTACTCGGAGTCGACCCGGGCCTGACCCGCTGCGGCATCGGCGTGGTCGACGGCGGGCGCGGCCGCTCCGTCACCTGCGTCGCGGTCGGCGTGGCGCGGACCCCGGCCGACCAGGAGCTGTCCGCCCGGCTGCTGGGCGTGGCCGAGGCCGTCGACGAGTGGCTGGACACCCACCGGCCCGAGGTCGTCGCGATCGAGCGGGTCTTCAGCCAGCACAACGTCCGCACCGTGATGGGCACCGCGCAGGTTTCCGGCATCGTGGCGCTTGCCGCCGCGCGCCGCGGCCTGCAGGTGGCCTTCCACACCCCGAGCGAGGTCAAGGCCGCGATCAGCGGTTCCGGCCGCGCCGACAAGCGCCAGGTGACGACCATGGTCACCAAGATCCTCGGGCTGGCCGAGGCCCCGAAGCCCGCCGACGCCGCCGACGCGCTGGCGCTGGCCGTCTGCCACCTCTGGCGGGCACCGATGGCGGGCCGGCTCGCCGAGGCCGAGGCGAAGGCCGCGGCGCTGGCCCGCAACCACAAGGCGCGTCTGAAGGACGCGCGGCAGGCCGCCGCCACGCGGGCGGCGCGGACAGGAGGAGTCCAGCGATGATCGCCTCGGTGCGGGGCCCGGTGCTGTCGGTCGGGCTCGACCACGCCGTGATCGAGGTCGGCGGCGTCGGCATGGCCGTGCACGCCACGCCGGCCACCCTGGCCGGTCTGCGGCGCGGGGAGGAGGCGCGGCTGTGGACGTCGCTGATCGTGCGCGAGGACTCCCTGACGCTGTACGGCTTCGCCGACGCCGAGGCGCGCGACCTGTTCGGACTGCTCCAGACCGCGTCCGGCGTCGGCCCGCGGCTTGCGCTGGCGACGCTGGCGGTGCTCAGCCCCGACCAGCTCTGCCACGCGCTCTCCGACGGCAACATCACCACGCTCACCCAGGTCCCGGGCGTGGGCAAGAAGAGCGCCGAGCGGCTGATCCTGGAGCTGCGCGACAAGGTCGGTACGGTGGCCGGGACCGCGGGCGCCGGTGCGCAGGCACCCGACCGGGGGCGGGTGCGCTCGGAGGTCTCCGAGGCGCTGGTCGGCCTGGGCTTCTCGGCGAAGCAGGCCGAGCAGAGCGTCGAGGCGGTGCTCGCCACCGACGGCGAGGTCGCCGACACCTCGGCTGTGCTGCGCAAGGCGCTGGCGGCGCTCGGCCCGAAGAAGTGACGGTGTGGGTGGCGTGATGCACGAGGATGCCCAGGTGGATCCGGGACCGACCGGCGACGAGGTGTCGCTGGCTCCGCAGCAGGAGAACGCCGAGCAGGACGTCGAGACCACTTTGCGGCCGCGCAGGCTCAGCGAGTTCGTCGGCCAGGCCAGGGTCCGCGAGCAGCTCGAACTGGTCCTGCACGGCGCGCTGAACCGCGGCGACCAGCCCGACCACGTGCTGTTCTCCGGCCCGCCCGGGCTCGGCAAGACCAGCCTCGCGATGATCATCGCCGCCGAGCTCGGCGCGTCGATCCGGGTCACCTCCGGTCCCGCGCTGGAGCGCCCCGGCGACCTGGCGGCGATGCTGTCCAACCTCGCCGAGGGCGACGTGCTGTTCATCGACGAGATCCACCGCATCGCGCGGCCCGCCGAGGAGATGCTCTACCTGGCGATGGAGGACTACCGCGTCGACATCGTCGTCGGCAAGGGGCCGGGAGCGACCAGCATCCCGCTGGAGATCGCGCCGTTCACCCTGGTCGGCGCCACGACGCGGTCGGGCGCGCTGACCGGGCCGTTGCGCGACCGCTTCGGCTTCACCGCGCACATGGAGTTCTACGAACCGGCCGAGCTGGAGCTGGTGGTGCGCAGGTCGGCGGGCATCCTCGGAGTGGACCTCCGCGACGACGGCGCGGTCGAGATCGCCCGTCGCTCGCGCGGCACACCCCGCATCGCCAACCGGCTGCTGCGGCGGGTGCGCGACTTCGCGGAGGTCCGTGCCGACGGCGCGGTCACCATCGAGGTCGCCCGCGCCGCGCTGGAGGTCTACGACGTCGACGAGCACGGTCTCGACCGGCTCGACCGCGCCGTGCTCGGCGCGCTGGTGCGCTCGTTCAACGGCGGGCCTGTCGGTGTCTCGACGCTGGCGGTCGCGGTCGGCGAGGAGCCGACCACCGTCGAGGAGGTCTGCGAGCCGTACCTGGTGCGGGCGGGGATGCTCGCCAGAACGCCGAGGGGCCGGGTGGCGACGGTCGCGGCCTGGCAACATCTCGGCCTCGTTCCGCCCCAGCACGCGCCCGGCGAGGCGACGCGGAGCCTGTTCGCCGACGAGGTGTGAGCCACCCCGTTCCGTGCGCCGGCGTGCGCCGCGCGTGGCGACCGGATGCGGCGCAGCGTTCGCGAAGCGAGGAACGAGCGCTAGCGGATCGACTCCGGGCAGGCGTGTGACCAGCGACGATGTTGTGATCGGCTGGGCGGGTCCGGGAGGCGGAGCCACGTGACACCGTGCGCAAGCCGACCGCGTCGGCGGCTTCGGAGTCACTACCGCGCGTGAACGCCGTTGAGCTGGTTGTGATCACGTCGCGTCGCCGGGAGGCGGCACCCGCTTCCCGCGGGCGAGTGGGCGTCGGGTAGTAGTGTCCCCGCTACCTCCGGTGGAACTGGCACACTGGGGGGCGTACATCCGAACAATTCGGGCGCGCCCTACACGCCGGTCACCGGCTCGCGCCCCCCGAACGGAGCAAGATGGATCTCTCATCCCTGATCTTCCCGCTGTTGATCGCCCTGCTCGCGGTGCCGCTGTTCCTGCAGGCGCGCAAGCAGAAGCGAGCCATGCAGGACCAGCAGAAACTGCAGAACTCGCTCGCCGCAGGGGACCGGGTCATGACCACGTCGGGTCTGTTCGGCACCGTGGTCAGCACCAGCGACGACGCCATCGAGCTGGAGATCGCCTCCGGCATCACCACGACCTGGGTCCGCGCCGCCGTGCGCGAGAAGGTGGAGACCGGGTCCGAGGCGGCCACCGAGACCGCGACCTCGACCGACGACGAGCCCGCGGAGTCCGCTGAGAAGGACACCGAGGAGTCGGCCACCGAGTCCAAGGCCCAGGTCGCCGAGCCGATCGAGCAGCAGCAGAAGACGAACTGACCGTCGCGCCGCGCGCGCGAGTCGGCGAGCGCGGGCACCCGGTCGCACCTCGGCCGGGCCGCTCGTCCCGAAGCAGGCCGCCGTTCCTCGGGTCACGCCCGGTGTCCGGTGGTCGACGCGCCGTTGATGACCCGGCGCAGTGCTGCCGCCGCGTGGCCTGTCAGACTTGACATGGGTTGTTGTGGATCATCCACCGCCGGTGACGGCGGTGGATGATCGCTGATCCCGCCCGGGCCGGACACCCGATGCTCGGCACGCGCGGTGCGACGCGTCCGCACGCGCCGCCCGACACGCGCCTGCCGAGCCGCGAGTGTCCGGTGCGCCACCGCTGGTCACCCTCGGTGCGCTCCCGGCCGGGCTCGACTCCGCTCCAGCTCGACCTCGACACCGACCGTGGACAGGAGACCGACGCACCGTGGCACCTCCGGCCGGGCAGATCCGCCCAGGGCGTTACCTCGCGATCTTCACGCTGATCGTCGCCGCTCTGTATTCGCTGGTGTTCCTCACCGGCGACCACAAGCCCTTCCCGAAACTGGGCATCGACCTGCAGGGCGGCACCCGCGTCACGCTCACGGCGCGCACGCCCGACGGCCGCCCGCCGACCAACGAGTCGCTCGACCAGGCGCGCCAGATCATCGAGACCCGCGTCAACGGCATGGGCATCAGCGGCTCCGAGGTGACCCGCGACGGCTCCAACCTCGTCATCACGGTCCCCGGCGCGGGCGGTGAGGACGCCAAGCAGCTCGGGCAGACCGCGGAGCTGAACTTCCGCAAGGTCGTGCCCGGCATGATGGTCCCGGCCAACCAGCCCGCGCCCCAGAACCCGGCACCGCCGCAGGGTCCGGCGGGCAACTCCCCGCAGAGCGCGCTGAACCAGCAGCCCGCGCCCGCGGACCCGATCGAAGAGGCCAAGAAGACCCGCCAGAGCACCGACCCGAACGTGCAAATGGCGGCGCTGCAGGCGCTGGACTGCAACGCCGAGGACCCGCTGCGCGGCAACGACGACCCGAAGCTGCCGCTGGTCGCCTGCGACCGCGAGGGCAAGCAGAAGTACGTCCTGGAGCCGGTGTTCCTGGAGGGCAAGGAGATCGACCAGGCCCAGGCGTCGCCGCCGAACCCGACGCAGGGCAACCCCGGCTGGTCGGTCGACCTCAACTTCAAGAGCTCCGGCGCAAAGGTGTGGGCGGACTTCACCTCCGCCAACGTCGGCCAGAACGCCGCGTTCGTCCTCGACACCGAGGTCGTGTCGGCGCCGACGATCCAGCAGGCGCTGCTCGGCGGCAACGCCAACATCACCGGCCAGTTCAACCAGCAGAGCGCCACCGACCTGGCCAACATCCTCAAGTACGGGTCGCTGCCGCTGGCCTTCGACCAGTCCGAGGCCGAGACGGTCTCGGCGACCCTCGGCGTCGCCTCGCTGGAGGCGGGCCTGCTCGCAGGCGGCCTCGGCCTGCTGCTGGTAGCGGTCTACTGCCTGGCCTACTACCGGCTGCTGGGCCTGCTGACGATCCTGTCGCTGGTGCTCTCCGGCGCGATCGTCTACGCGGTGCTGGTGCTGCTGGGCCGCTGGGTCGGCTTCACCCTCGACCTGGCGGGCGTGGCCGGTCTGATCATCGCCATCGGCATCACAGCCGACTCGTTCATCGTGTTCTTCGAACGGCTCAAGGACGAGATCCGCGAGGGCCGCACCTTCCGCTCGGCGGTCCCGAGGGCCTGGGAGCGGGCCAGGCGGACCATCCTCTCCGCCGACGCCGTCAGCTTCCTGGCCGCCGCCGTGCTCTACGTGCTGGCCGTCGGCCAGGTGAAGGGCTTCGCCTTCACCCTGGGCATGTCGACCGTGCTCGACCTGGTCGTGGTGTTCCTGGTGACCCACCCGCTGGTGGCGCTGGCGTCGAAGAACAAGTTCCTGTCCAAGCCGGCGTTCTCCGGTCTCGGTGCGGTGCAGCGCATGGGCGCCCAGCACCGCGCCGACCGCAGGCGCGCAGCGCAGACCACCGCCGAGGAGGCGTGACCGTGACGACTCCGGGCCACGACACCGCCAGCGCCGAGCGCGGCGGCGTCTTGCACCGCCTCTACACCGGTACCGGTGCCTTCGACATCGTCGGCAAGCGCGTGCGCTGGTACGTCTCGCTGGGCCTGCTGGTCCTGGTGTGCGTCGCCACGATGGCGATCAAGGGCTTCAACCTCGGCATCGACTTCGAGGGCGGCACCAAGATCCAGATGCCCGCGGCGGGCGCGAACGGGCCGATCAGCGCCGAGCAGGTCGAGACCTCGTTCCGGGAGGCTGCCGGCCGCCCCGCCGAGACCGTCCAGCTGGTCGGCACCGGTGACAGCCAGAGCATCCAGATCCGCACCGAGGCGCTGAGCGTCGACGAGGTCGGCAAGGTCAAGCAGACCCTGTTCAACGACCTGCAGCCGGTCGACGGGCAGGGCAGGCCCAGCCAGCAGGCGATCAGCGACAGCGCGGTCAGCGGCACGTGGGGCGGTGAGATCACCAAGCAGGCGCTGATCGCCCTGGCGGTGTTCATCGTGCTGGTGACGGTCTTCCTGACGTTCTACTTCGAGCGGTGGATGGCGGTGGCCGCGCTGATCGCGCTGGTGCACGACGTGGTCGTGACCGCGGGCATCTACTCGATCATCGGCTTCGAGGTCACCCCGGCGACGGTGATCGGCCTGCTGACCATCCTCGGCTTCTCGCTCTACGACACGGTCGTGGTCTTCGACAAGGTCAAGGAGAACACCCGCGGCCTGCTCGGACTGACCCGCCGGACCTACGGCGAGGCGGCCAACCTCGCGGTCAACCAGACCCTGATGCGCTCGATCAACACCTCGATCATCGCGCTGCTGCCGGTGCTGGGCCTGCTCGTGGTGGGCGCCGGCATCCTGGGCGTCGGCGTGCTGCGCGACCTGGCGCTGGTGCAGATGGTCGGCATGATCGCCGGTGTGGTGTCGTCGATCCTGCTGGCCACGCCGGTGCTGGTCGACTTCAAGATGCTCGACCCGAAGTACAAGGCGCAGGCGGCCAAGGTGCGCCAGCGCCGGGCGCGGGCGGCGGGCAAGGCCGCCGGCGGCGACGTCGCCGAGTCCGCCGAGGACGACGAGCAACGAGCCGAGCTGCGCCGCGAGCGGGAGATGGCCTCCGCGGCCAGCGGCCCGGCCCGCACCGGCAAGGGGCCGGAGTCGCGCCGCAAGCCCGCGGGCAAGGCGAGCAGGTCGAGGAAGCGGCGATCATGAGCGGTTCGGTGCGGGTGCTCGACGAACTCGACGCCGAGCTGCGGGCGGCGTCGGGCCTGGTCCGGGAGGTCCCGGACTTCCCGGAGCCGGGCGTGCTGTTCCGCGACATCAGCCCGGTGCTGGCCGACGGCCGCGCCCTGGCGGCCGTCGTGGCGGCGCTCGGCCGCGGCCACGACTTCGACGTCGTGGCCGGGGTGGAGGCGCGCGGCTTCCTGCTCGGCGCCGCGGTCGCGCAGGCCCACGGCACCGGCGTGATCGGTCTGCGCAAGCCTGGCAAGCTCCCCGAGGTCGCCCACCGGGTGGACTACCAGCTGGAGTACGGCTCGGCGTCGCTGGAGCTGCCCGCCGACACGCTGCGCACCGGTCAGCGGGTGCTCGTCGTCGACGACGTGCTGGCCACCGGAGGAACCCTGGACGCGGCGTGCCAGCTGGTCCGCTCGGCGGGCTCCGAGGTCGCGGCCGCGGCCGTGGTGCTGGAGCTGACCGCGCTCGGTGGCCGGGACAAGGTCCGGGATGTGGCGTTGCACGCCCTGTTGACCGTCTGACCTCACGCCCGGTGATCGGTCAGGCAGAAGCGCCGGCTGCGGTTCACAGCAGAGAGTGACCGCCTGCCGTCCGGGGGGCACGCCGGGGAAGGGGTGTCGCCCGAACGGCGTTATTCTCAATGTCCGGGTCAAAAGCCACGGATCCGGGACAAGTGCCAACCCCGGGAGCGTGCGGTGAGCCACGACGTCGAGTCCCCTGCTCCGGCGACCGAACCGGTCGTCCAGCCGCGCACCGCGTCGGCGACGCGGCGCGTGCGCGCGCGGCTGGCCAGGCGGATCACGGCGCAACGTGCCACCCAGGTCAAGCAGGTCCTCGAGCCGCTGGCCGCGGTGCACCGGGAGCTGCACCCGCAGGCCGACCTGGCGTTGCTGCAGCGGGCCTACGACGTCGCCGAGGACAAGCACCGCGACCAGCGCCGCAAGTCGGGTGACCCCTACATCACCCACCCGCTCGCGGTGTCCACGATCCTGGCCGAGCTCGGGATGGACACCACCACGCTGGTGGCGGCGCTGCTGCACGACACCGTCGAGGACACCGACTACTCGCTGGACCGGCTCAGCGGCGACTTCGGCGAGGAGGTCTCGCACCTGGTCGACGGCGTGACCAAGCTGGACAAGGTCAAGCTCGGTGCCGCCGCGGAGGCCGAGACCATCCGCAAGATGATCATCGCGATGGCCCGCGACCCGCGGGTGCTGGTGATCAAGCTCGCCGACCGGTTGCACAACATGCGCACCATGCGCTTCCTGCCGCCGGAGAAGCAGGCCCGCAAGGCGCGCGAGACGCTCGAGGTGCTGGCCCCGCTGGCGCACCGGCTGGGGATGGCCACGGTCAAGTGGGAGCTGGAGGACCTCGCCTTCGCGATCCTGCAGCCCAAGAAGTACGACGAGATCGTCCGGCTGGTGGCCAACCGGGCGCCCTCGCGCGACACCTACCTGCGGACCGTCATCGACGAGCTCTCCGGCCAGCTCGACACCGCGCGGCTGGCCGCCAGGGTCGAGGGCAGGCCCAAGCACTACTACTCGATCCACCAGAAGATGATCGTGCGGGGCCGCGACTTCGACGACATCCACGACCTGGTGGGCGTGCGGATCCTGGTCGACGAGGTCCGCGACTGCTACGCGGCGATGGGTGTCGTGCACGCCCTCTGGCAGCCGATGCCCGGCCGGTTCAAGGACTACATCGCCCAGCCCCGCTTCGGGGTGTACCAGTCGCTGCACACCACGGTGATCGGCCCGGAGGGCAAGCCGCTGGAGGTGCAGATCCGCACCCACGAGATGCACCGCACCGCCGAGTACGGCATCGCGGCGCACTGGCGGTACAAGGAGACCAAGGGCCGCAACGGCGGTCACGGGCACGCCGCCGTCGAGGTCGACGAGATGGCCTGGATGCGCCAGCTGCTGGACTGGCAGCGGGAGGCCGCCGACCCGGGCGAGTTCCTGGAGTCGCTGCGCTACGACCTGGCGACCAGGGAGATCTTCGTCTTCACGCCCAAGGGCGACGTGATCACGCTGCCGTCGGGTTCGACGCCGGTGGACTTCGCCTACACCGTGCACACCGAGGTCGGGCACCGCTGCATCGGCGCGCGGGTCAACGGCAGGCTGGTGGCGCTGGAGCGCAAGCTGGAGAACGGCGAGGTCGTCGAGATCTTCACGTCCAAGGCCGAGGGCGCGGGCCCGAGCCGGGACTGGCTGTCGTTCGTGGCCTCGCCGCGGGCCAAGGCCAAGATCAAGCAGTGGTTCGCCAAGGAGCGCCGCGAGGAGGCGATCGAGTCCGGCAAGGAGGCCATCGCCAAGGAGCTGCGCAGGCTCGGCCTGCCGATCCAGCGGCTGGTGTCGGCCGAGAGCATCGGCGCGGTCGCGCGGGAGCTGCACTACGTCGACGTCACCGCGCTCTACGCGGCGGTGGGGGAGAAGCAGATCTCGGCGGGCCACCTGGTGAGCAGGCTGGTCGCCTCGGTCGGCGGGGTCGACCAGGCCGCCGACGAGATCGCCGAGCGCTCCACGCCCTCGACCATTCAGGGCCGCCGCACGACCGGCGACTCCGGTGTGGTGGTCAAGGACGCCGGTGACGTGTGGGCGAAGCTGGCGCGCTGCTGCACCCCGGTGCCCGGCGACGACATCCTCGGCTTCGTCACCAGGGGCGGCGGGGTCAGCGTCCACCGCACCGACTGCACCAACGCCGACGAGCTGCGCAAGTCCCCGGAGCGGCTGGTCGAGGTCTACTGGGCGCCGTCGGCGTCGTCGGTGTTCCTGGTCGCGATCCAGGTCGAGGCGCTGGACAGGCACCGGCTGCTCTCCGACGTCACCAAGGTGCTGGCCGACGAGCGGGTGAACATCCTGTCGGCGTCGGTGACGACCTCCAAGGACCGGGTCGCGGTGAGCCGCTTCTCCTTCGAGATGGGCGATCCCAAGCACCTCGGCCACGTGCTCAAGGCGGTCCGCAACATCGAGGGCGTCTACGACGTCTACCGCGTGACCTCGGCGTCCTGACCGGTCAGCTGATGTTGACCATCCAGGTCACGCCGAACTGGTCCTCGCACGCCCCGAACTCGTCGCCCCACATCTGCCTCTCCAGGGGCACCGACACCGTGCCGCTGGAGGAGAGCTGGTCCCAGTAGCCGCGCAGCTCCTGCGCGTCGTCGCCGCTGAGGCTGACCGACATGTTGTTGCCCGCGCGGTGCTCGGACCCGGGCGGCGCGTCGGCGGCCATGAGCGTGAAGCCGCTGCGGGTCTCGAGCTGGCCGTGCATGATCTTGTCGGCGACCCCGGCGTCCTCCATGCCGAAGTCGCCGTAGGTGTTCATGTTGAGGTTCCCGCCGAACACCTGGTGGTAGAACTCCAGGGCCTGCCGTGCGTTGCCGGGGAAGCTGATGTAGGGGTTCAGTCGAGAGGTCACCGGTCGCTCCTCGGAGTCGGGCGCGCAACGAGGCCAGTGTGGCACCGGGGCCCGGCACCGGCCCGGCGGAAGGTGAGGACCCGCGACACGAAGAAGCGGGGCCGGCGGACGTCGCCGCCGACCCCGCTCAGCGCGGAGGAGTGCTACGCGCCCACCGTCGCCTGCTCGATCTTCACCGGCATGTTCGGCTTGCCGTCGCCCTCGCCGTTGACCGGCTGCACGCCCGCGCCGCCGACCTTGTCGAGGACCTTCAG of Saccharopolyspora erythraea contains these proteins:
- a CDS encoding RelA/SpoT family protein; the encoded protein is MSHDVESPAPATEPVVQPRTASATRRVRARLARRITAQRATQVKQVLEPLAAVHRELHPQADLALLQRAYDVAEDKHRDQRRKSGDPYITHPLAVSTILAELGMDTTTLVAALLHDTVEDTDYSLDRLSGDFGEEVSHLVDGVTKLDKVKLGAAAEAETIRKMIIAMARDPRVLVIKLADRLHNMRTMRFLPPEKQARKARETLEVLAPLAHRLGMATVKWELEDLAFAILQPKKYDEIVRLVANRAPSRDTYLRTVIDELSGQLDTARLAARVEGRPKHYYSIHQKMIVRGRDFDDIHDLVGVRILVDEVRDCYAAMGVVHALWQPMPGRFKDYIAQPRFGVYQSLHTTVIGPEGKPLEVQIRTHEMHRTAEYGIAAHWRYKETKGRNGGHGHAAVEVDEMAWMRQLLDWQREAADPGEFLESLRYDLATREIFVFTPKGDVITLPSGSTPVDFAYTVHTEVGHRCIGARVNGRLVALERKLENGEVVEIFTSKAEGAGPSRDWLSFVASPRAKAKIKQWFAKERREEAIESGKEAIAKELRRLGLPIQRLVSAESIGAVARELHYVDVTALYAAVGEKQISAGHLVSRLVASVGGVDQAADEIAERSTPSTIQGRRTTGDSGVVVKDAGDVWAKLARCCTPVPGDDILGFVTRGGGVSVHRTDCTNADELRKSPERLVEVYWAPSASSVFLVAIQVEALDRHRLLSDVTKVLADERVNILSASVTTSKDRVAVSRFSFEMGDPKHLGHVLKAVRNIEGVYDVYRVTSAS
- a CDS encoding VOC family protein, yielding MTSRLNPYISFPGNARQALEFYHQVFGGNLNMNTYGDFGMEDAGVADKIMHGQLETRSGFTLMAADAPPGSEHRAGNNMSVSLSGDDAQELRGYWDQLSSSGTVSVPLERQMWGDEFGACEDQFGVTWMVNIS